The nucleotide sequence TACACGCACGGACACCACGAGTCGGTGCTGCGTTCGCACACCTGGCGGACCGCCGCCAACTCCGCCGCCTACCTGCTCGGTTCGCTGAAGCCGCACATGAAGATCCTGGACATCGGCTGCGGACCGGGCACCATCACCGCGGACCTGGCGGCCCTGGTCCCCGACGGGCACGTCACCGGGGTGGACCGGGCCCCGGAGATCCTGGAGCAGGCGCGGGCCACGGCGGCCGGGCGGGGTCTGGCCAACACCGACTTCGCGGTCGCCGACGTGCACGCCCTGCCGTACCCCGACGACACGTTCTGCGTCGTCCACGCCCACCAGGTGCTCCAGCACGTGGGGGACCCCGTGCAGGCACTGCGCGAGATGCTGCGGGTGACCCGGCCCGGCGGCCTCGTCGCGGCCCGCGACTCGGACTACGCGGCGATGACCTGGTACCCCGCCTCCCCCGGGATGGACGACTGGCTGGAGCTGTACCGCCGGGTGGCCCGGGCCAACGGCGGCGAGCCGGACGCCGGGCGGCGGCTGAAGGCGTGGGCGCAGGCGGCGGGCTGCACCGACATCACGGCCACCTCCGCGACCTGGACCTTCGGCACCGCCGAGGAGCGGGCCTGGTGGAGCGGGCTGTGGGCCGAGCGCACGGTGGCCTCGGCGTACGCGGAGCGCGCCACCCAGGGCGGGCACGCGTCGGCGGAGCAGCTGCGCGCCGTGTCGCAGGCCTGGCGGGAGTGGGGGCGCCGCGAGGACGGCTGGTTCGCCGTGCTGCACGGGGAGATCCTCTGCCGCAAAGCCGTCTGATCCCCGTGTCCGCGCGGCGCCCGCGGCCCGGTCCGTGGACGAACGGCGAATGATCGCGGGAATTCCGGTAACCCGCACAGCAGGAGGTCGACATGGTTCCCATCCTGCTGGTGCTGCTGCTGGTGCTGATTCTCTTCGGCGCCGGATTCGCGGTGAAGTTGCTCTGGTGGATCGCGCTCGCGGTTCTGGTCCTCTGGCTGATCGGATTCCTGGCCCGCGGCACGAATGCCTCGGGAGGCAGGGGACGCTGGTACCGGTGGTGATCTGAGACGACAGGTCGGCCGGCACGTCGCACGACGTGCCGGCCGACCTGTTTTCCGTTCCCGGTCGAGCCGGCCCGCTCTCATTCCCGGGGAAGCAGCGGTCCCAGCGGCCCGAGGTCGAGGTTGAGGTCCTCGGGCCGCAGTCCGTAGCGTTCGCGCAGCTCGGTCATACGGTCGTCGAGCAGCATCAGGGTGAGCCCGATCCGCTCCTCCTGGTCCTCGCTGAGATCGCCCGTGTCGAAGCGGCGCAGCGCCTGCCGTTCCATCAGCTGGCGCAGCAACTCCACGACGGTCAGGACGAGTTTGACGAGATCCCGCTCGACGGTGTCGGGCTCGAGGTCGAGATGGTTGCGTCGTTCCGTCACAGCAGCTCCCCCCACGGCGACGGCACCTGTTCGTTGACCGAGCTGATCAGCGCGTTGAGGTCGATCCGGACGAGGTCGACGTCCGCGATGCGCAGGGTGATGTCCCCGGTGATGACGACCCCGCCGGCCAGCAGCCGGTCAAGCAGGTCGACGAGGGCCACCTCACGGCGCTCCACCACGGTCATGCGCCCTCCCCCTCGCCCGCGGGGGCCGGCGTGGCCGCCCTGTCCCCCGGGGTCCCGGTCCGCCCGGCGGCCTCGACGAACGAATAGGCGGCCCACGGCCCCGTGAGTTCCACGCGCATCCCGGGTTCCTCGTCCTTGGTCCGGTCCACGATCTCCACGAATTCCTCGGACTCGGCCCGGGGCACGAGATAGGCGGCGTTCAGGACGTTCTGTCCTGTCGCCTTGGAGAGGGCGGGGTTCTGCGGCGGGTGGAGCCGGGAGGCGTCGGCGCGCGCGGCCAGCGTGGTGTGCAGGCGCCCCGCGAACCCCTCGGCGCGCTGCCAGGTGTCCTCGTGTGCCTGGGCCTTGCGGCGCCGCTGCATCAGGTAGTCACGCCCCGAGGCGGGCTTCGTCGCGGTCGGCGCGGGCTCCTGCGCCTCGGGCTCGACGTACACCTTCACCCCCCACTCGACCCGGCCCTCCAGCCGGTCCAGGGTGCGCCGGAAGTCGGCCTCGCGCTCCTCCATCATCACGCGCACGCCGCTGTCGTCGCGGAACACGGTGGCCAGCCGCAGCGGCAGCGGTGTGCCGACGGCCGTCAGCGCGTCGATCACCTGCTGATGGGCGCGGGCGGTGTCCGTCAGCCAGTCGAGGTCCTCCAGATGGCGCCGCAGCGGCTCCTCGGCGAAGTCCCGCTCCGGCACGCGGCTCACCACGGCCACCAGGCCGCGGTGAGCGAGCAGCCGGGGCGGATCGCCCGCCACCCCCGGAAGGTCGGCCTGGAGAGGCGCTCCGAGGGGGCGGCAGACGGCGTACACGTAACGCAGCCCGTTCATGGGGACTCCTCCCGCACGTCCTTCGGGGCACGGCCCGGCTCCAGCTCCTCCAGACGCGCGAGCCGCTCGCGCAGCTCGGCGTTCTCCCGCGCGAGCTCGTTGCGGCGCGCGCCGGAGGACAGGGCCGGGTCGTCCTCCCACCAGTCGATGCCCATCTCCTTGGCCTTGTCGACGCTGGCGACGATGAGGCGGAGCTTGATGGTGAGCAGTTCGATGTCGAGCAGGTTGATCCGGATGTCTCCGGCGATGACGACGCCCTTGTCGAGGACGCGTTCCAGGATGTCGGCGAGGTTGGACCCGCCGCCCTGGCCGTACGGCTCCGGAAGCCGGCTCGCCATGCTCATCGCCGGCCCCGGCCTCTGGCGGGTGCGTCCTCGTCCCGGAGCTCCTCCTCCGTCTCCTCGGGCTCGTCCTCGTCCTCGTACTCGGCCTCGGCCTGCTCGTCCTCGGGCTCCTCCTCGTCGTACTCCTCGTCCTCGTACTCGTCCTCGGCGGCCTCACCGCCGCCTTCGTCCGCGGGCTCGCCCTCGGCGTCGTACTCCTCGTCGTCCTCGGGCTCGTCCTCGGCGTACGGGGCCTCTTCCCCGTACTCCTCATCGTCCTCCGGGGCGCCTTCCTCGGCATCCCGCGGCTCGTCGCCCTCCTCGGGACCGCCGTTCTCCTCGTCCTCCCGGTCCCGCTCGTTCTCCTCCTCCTCCGCGATCGCGTCCTCGTGGGACGTGACGACCTCGCCGTCGCGGATCTCCCCGCGCCAGCTGTCCTTCGCCTCTCCCTTGATGGTGATGAAGCGGGCGAAGTTCTTCAGGTCGAGACGGGCGCGGCGGCCCTGGGCACGCCAGATGTTGCCCGTCTTCTCGAAGAGGCCGGTCGGGTAGTACTCGATGACCAGCAGGATCCGGGTGAGGTTCTCGGCGAGCTCGTGGAAGGAGACGACGCCCTTGGTCGTGCCCTTGGCGCCCTCCGACGTCCACGCGATCCGGTCGTCCGGGATCTGTTCGGTGGTCTTCGCCTTCCAGCTGCGGTTGGACCAGAAGACCTTCGCCTGCCAGTCGCTGGTGGTGTCGTCGGCGCGGTTGGCGCTCTTGACCCCCTTGGCGAAGGTGCTGAAGTCCTGGTACTGCGTCCACTGGTCGTAGGCGGTGCGCAGGGAGACGCCGACGTCGATCGTCTCCATGATGACGGTCGGCTTCTTGCCCGCGCTCTTCTTGCCCTTGCCGCCCTTGCCGCCGCCGATGTTCTTGAAGGCGCCGGTCACCTTGTCCTTGGCGCGCGAGGCGCCGAGTTCCAGGGCGGAGCGGAGGGGTCCCTTGCCCTCCGCGATCTTCTTACCGCCGTCGAGGGCGAGCTTGGCGAAGCCGGGGCTGTTGCCCTCGGCGATGTCGTTCAGCTTGGACGTGGTCTCGCCGAGCTTCGTGCCGACGCCGGTCAGCAGGCGCGTGGCCTGGGCGGCGAGGTACTCCTGTACCTCTTCCTTGAGCCGGTCGGCGGCCTCGCTGTGGGCCAGTCCGGACAGCGGACTGCCTCCGGCCGCCTTGCCCGCCGTGGAGGTGGCGGATCCCAGGGTGTCGGTCATCGGTCGCCGCCTTCCTTCGTGCGCCGCGTCCGGGAGGCGGCGCCCGAGGCGGTCCTCGCGCCCGTCTTCCTCGCCGAGGCGGTCTTCTTCGCGGCCGTGCCGCGGGCCGCGGCCTTCTTGGCGGGCGCCTTCTTCGCGGGGGCCTTCTTGGCCGCCCGCTTGGCCGGCGCCTTCTTCGCCGCCGTCCTCCTCGGCGGCTCCTCCTCGTCGTCCCCGTCGTCCGCGTCGTTGCGGGACTCGTCCGTGTCGTCGGCGTCCTCGGCGTCGTCGCCGCGGGCGTCGCGGGGCTCGTCGTACTCGTCCTCGTCGGCGTCGTCGGCCTCGTCGTCGGAGCGGTTGCCGCCCCGGCCGGGAACGACGCCCTCGATCTGGTCACGCACCTCGGCGGTGCGGCCGTGCAGCCGGTTCGCGAGGGCTTCCATCTGCCGCTCGACCATCGCACCGGAGGCGGCCTTGCCGACCCCGCGCAGGTCCTGGCGCAGCTGGTCCCCGATCTCCTTGAACTGCGGGTTGTCGCGCAGCTGCTGGGAGAGCAGGTCGGCGATGCCCTTGGGCGTCAGGTTCATCTTCTTGCCCGCCACCAACGAACCCACGGCGAAGGCGAGTTTCATCTTCTTGGTACGTCCGAGGACGTACCCGGCCCCCACCGCGAGGCCCAGTCCCACTCGATTCATCCTGTCCACCCGTCGTCCGTTCCCGCGCTCCTGCGCGTCGCGCTCTCCAGCCGGTCGAGGAGGGCGTCCTCCTCACGGTCGAACTCCTCCTCCGAGATCTCTCCGGCGTCCAGGCGCTCTTCCAGCCGGGCGAGTTCGGCCCGGACCGTGCCCGGGTCGTAGTAGATCCGCTCGGCCTCCTTGACCACCTGTTCGATGACCCAGCCGCTGCCGCGCACGGGGGCGAACGGCAGCAGCAGGACCTCTGAGATGAGTCCCATGACGCACCTACTTCGTGGTGGATCCCGCCGGTCCGGCCGGTCCGGGTTCGACGAAGCTGTACGGCGGCAGCGGCCCGTTGATCCGCAGTTCCAGGTGCGGACGGCCCTTGCGGACCTCCTCCGCCGTCTCCAGGAAGCCGGCCGCGGCGTCACGGTCCACCAGGAACGAGACGTTGAGCAGCCAGCCCGTGGACTCGGGGCCCACGCTGGTGGCCGCGGCGAGCGACTCGAGGTGCTGCTGCACGTCGGCCGCGTCCTCGGCCTCCTTGGTCTTGACCGCGGCGGCCACCATCTCGCCGAGCTGGAGCCGCTGTTCGTGGCTGCCGCCGCCCGCCTGCCGGTTGGCCTCGGCGAGGGAGCGCAGCTCGGGGTTCTCGGCCATCACCAGATGCAGGACGGCTTCTTCCACGTGGGTGGCCTTGATGTTGTACTCGACCTTGTTCTCGAGGGCCCGCAGGCGCTCCTCGTAGTGCTCGGTGCGCTCGGCCAGCACCCCGGTGACGGAGCTGTCGTCGGGGGCGACGCTGCCGAACCGCATGGGCAGCACGCAGCCGTCGGCGCCCGCCTCGGCGAGCACGGCCTGGTGGGCGAGGAGTTCACGGCGCTTGGGCCGCAGCCCCTCGGGGGCGTCGCTGACGACGGCCGCCAGCGCGCCCTCCTTCAGGACGCGGATCGGCAGGGCCGGGTCGCCGACGCCCGCCAGGCCGTCGGGCAGGGCCGGGTGCGAGCTCGCGACGATGCCGTACACGTACGTGCTCACTCCGACTCCTCCTTCCTGCGCGCAGCGGTGCTCTTGCGCGCCCGCGGCCTGGTCTGGCGCTCCTCGGAGCCGTCGTCACGGGCCTGCTTGAAGGCGTCGGATATGGTCTCCGCGGCGCCCGACAGAGCGCCCTTGGACTTGCCGCGCGCGCCGGACTCGGTGATCTCGCCGACCAGGTCGGGCAGGCCGGGGTCCTTGCGCGGCCCCGCCTCCAGGTCCAGCCGGTTGCACGCCTCGGCGAAGCGCAGGTACGTGTCGACGCTGGCGACCACGACCCGTACGTCGATCTTGAGGATCTCGATGCCGACCAGCGACACCCGCACGAACGCGTCGATGACCAGACCCCTGTCGAGGACGAGCTCCAGCACGTCGTAGAGGCCGCTCGAGCCACCCCCACCGCCGGACTGTTGTGCCGGGACAACGGTCATGTCTACCGCGCCTCCTTGTCTCGGATTGGTTGATCGGACAGTGCTGCGGGCCGGCGGCCTAGCGGCCGCCGGACCGATGTGCGTCGGCCCGCCCGCGCTCGTAGCGGCGGACGCGGCGGTAGCCGGTGAGCTGGCCCTCCGCGTCGAGGTCCACCTGGTAGCTCGCCATCAGGCTCATCGTGTCGGGCACGCGGGAGAGCTCCAGGACCTCGATCTCCAGGGACCAGCCGTCCTGCGTCTGCTCGAAGGAGGAGACGCTTTCCGCGGTCATCCCGGTCAGCTCGGCGAGCTGGGTGCGGGCGTGCCGCAGCACCTCCATCGGGCCCGGCCGGTTCTCCGCCACGTCGTCCTTGCCTTCCTCGTCCGCCGGGGACCCGTGCGGGTCCCGCGCATCAGCTGGCCTGCTCGATCTGTGCGATCTAGTTGATTTATGCGAAATATGAGATCTGCGAGATTTTTGTGACTCTGATGTTTTTTCTGTGTCCATCACGGCCACCTCTCCTACCGGGTGGCCCGAGAGTTCTTGGCCAAACCTTCACGCCTGACGAAGTGCGTCGAGCCGTCGCCGGGCGGGTCCCAGCGCGCGTCCGCGGCCCGGCAGCCCGGACCAGGGGCGGGTACGGCCCTGGTCGGCGGCGTCGGCGACGGTCCAGCGCCGCGGGCCGAGATCCGGGTCCCGCAGCTGTTCCCAGGTGATCGGGGTGGCGACGGGCGCCCCGGGCAGCGCCCGCACGGTGAAGGGGGCGACGGCGGTCTGCGCGTAGGCGTTGCGCTGCACGTCCAGGTAGAGCCGGTCGCCGCGGTCCTTCTTGCGGGCGGCGGTGGTCAGCCGGCCGGGATGCCGGGTGACCAGCAGGTCGGCGGCGTCCCGGGCGAAGGCGCGCACGGTGTCGAAGTCGTCGCCCCCGTCGACGGGGACGACCACGTGCAGTCCGCGCGAGCCCGTCGTCATCAGTCCCGAGGGCAGCCGCAGCTCGTCGAGGAGTTCGCCCAGTTGTCCGGCCGCCTCGCGGACCGCGTCGAAGGCCGAGCCGTCGGCCGGGTCCAGGTCGAAGATCATCACGTCCGGGCGGTCGGCCCGGCCGGCCCGTGACAGCCAGCGGTGCA is from Streptomyces asoensis and encodes:
- a CDS encoding methyltransferase domain-containing protein, with translation MPHAQETAVYTHGHHESVLRSHTWRTAANSAAYLLGSLKPHMKILDIGCGPGTITADLAALVPDGHVTGVDRAPEILEQARATAAGRGLANTDFAVADVHALPYPDDTFCVVHAHQVLQHVGDPVQALREMLRVTRPGGLVAARDSDYAAMTWYPASPGMDDWLELYRRVARANGGEPDAGRRLKAWAQAAGCTDITATSATWTFGTAEERAWWSGLWAERTVASAYAERATQGGHASAEQLRAVSQAWREWGRREDGWFAVLHGEILCRKAV
- a CDS encoding hydrophobic protein, whose product is MVPILLVLLLVLILFGAGFAVKLLWWIALAVLVLWLIGFLARGTNASGGRGRWYRW
- a CDS encoding gas vesicle protein K, with the translated sequence MTERRNHLDLEPDTVERDLVKLVLTVVELLRQLMERQALRRFDTGDLSEDQEERIGLTLMLLDDRMTELRERYGLRPEDLNLDLGPLGPLLPRE
- a CDS encoding gas vesicle protein, which gives rise to MTVVERREVALVDLLDRLLAGGVVITGDITLRIADVDLVRIDLNALISSVNEQVPSPWGELL
- a CDS encoding GvpL/GvpF family gas vesicle protein, whose protein sequence is MNGLRYVYAVCRPLGAPLQADLPGVAGDPPRLLAHRGLVAVVSRVPERDFAEEPLRRHLEDLDWLTDTARAHQQVIDALTAVGTPLPLRLATVFRDDSGVRVMMEEREADFRRTLDRLEGRVEWGVKVYVEPEAQEPAPTATKPASGRDYLMQRRRKAQAHEDTWQRAEGFAGRLHTTLAARADASRLHPPQNPALSKATGQNVLNAAYLVPRAESEEFVEIVDRTKDEEPGMRVELTGPWAAYSFVEAAGRTGTPGDRAATPAPAGEGEGA
- a CDS encoding gas vesicle protein — encoded protein: MSMASRLPEPYGQGGGSNLADILERVLDKGVVIAGDIRINLLDIELLTIKLRLIVASVDKAKEMGIDWWEDDPALSSGARRNELARENAELRERLARLEELEPGRAPKDVREESP
- a CDS encoding SRPBCC family protein; this translates as MTDTLGSATSTAGKAAGGSPLSGLAHSEAADRLKEEVQEYLAAQATRLLTGVGTKLGETTSKLNDIAEGNSPGFAKLALDGGKKIAEGKGPLRSALELGASRAKDKVTGAFKNIGGGKGGKGKKSAGKKPTVIMETIDVGVSLRTAYDQWTQYQDFSTFAKGVKSANRADDTTSDWQAKVFWSNRSWKAKTTEQIPDDRIAWTSEGAKGTTKGVVSFHELAENLTRILLVIEYYPTGLFEKTGNIWRAQGRRARLDLKNFARFITIKGEAKDSWRGEIRDGEVVTSHEDAIAEEEENERDREDEENGGPEEGDEPRDAEEGAPEDDEEYGEEAPYAEDEPEDDEEYDAEGEPADEGGGEAAEDEYEDEEYDEEEPEDEQAEAEYEDEDEPEETEEELRDEDAPARGRGRR
- a CDS encoding DNA primase, with product MNRVGLGLAVGAGYVLGRTKKMKLAFAVGSLVAGKKMNLTPKGIADLLSQQLRDNPQFKEIGDQLRQDLRGVGKAASGAMVERQMEALANRLHGRTAEVRDQIEGVVPGRGGNRSDDEADDADEDEYDEPRDARGDDAEDADDTDESRNDADDGDDEEEPPRRTAAKKAPAKRAAKKAPAKKAPAKKAAARGTAAKKTASARKTGARTASGAASRTRRTKEGGDR
- a CDS encoding gas vesicle protein GvpG is translated as MGLISEVLLLPFAPVRGSGWVIEQVVKEAERIYYDPGTVRAELARLEERLDAGEISEEEFDREEDALLDRLESATRRSAGTDDGWTG
- a CDS encoding GvpL/GvpF family gas vesicle protein, with protein sequence MSTYVYGIVASSHPALPDGLAGVGDPALPIRVLKEGALAAVVSDAPEGLRPKRRELLAHQAVLAEAGADGCVLPMRFGSVAPDDSSVTGVLAERTEHYEERLRALENKVEYNIKATHVEEAVLHLVMAENPELRSLAEANRQAGGGSHEQRLQLGEMVAAAVKTKEAEDAADVQQHLESLAAATSVGPESTGWLLNVSFLVDRDAAAGFLETAEEVRKGRPHLELRINGPLPPYSFVEPGPAGPAGSTTK
- a CDS encoding gas vesicle structural protein GvpA, whose amino-acid sequence is MTVVPAQQSGGGGGSSGLYDVLELVLDRGLVIDAFVRVSLVGIEILKIDVRVVVASVDTYLRFAEACNRLDLEAGPRKDPGLPDLVGEITESGARGKSKGALSGAAETISDAFKQARDDGSEERQTRPRARKSTAARRKEESE
- the gvpO gene encoding gas vesicle protein is translated as MMDTEKTSESQKSRRSHISHKSTRSHRSSRPADARDPHGSPADEEGKDDVAENRPGPMEVLRHARTQLAELTGMTAESVSSFEQTQDGWSLEIEVLELSRVPDTMSLMASYQVDLDAEGQLTGYRRVRRYERGRADAHRSGGR
- the ligD gene encoding non-homologous end-joining DNA ligase; amino-acid sequence: MSGGDVRRVRAGRRTVEVHRPDKVLFPAGERSGACSKEDLVSYYRAVAPLMLPHLRGRPLMLERHPDGVGGPRFMQKNTPDHYPEWITRAEVAKEGGTVCHTVCDDTATLAYLADQACVTLHRWLSRAGRADRPDVMIFDLDPADGSAFDAVREAAGQLGELLDELRLPSGLMTTGSRGLHVVVPVDGGDDFDTVRAFARDAADLLVTRHPGRLTTAARKKDRGDRLYLDVQRNAYAQTAVAPFTVRALPGAPVATPITWEQLRDPDLGPRRWTVADAADQGRTRPWSGLPGRGRALGPARRRLDALRQA